In one window of Nocardiopsis aegyptia DNA:
- a CDS encoding alpha-ketoacid dehydrogenase subunit beta, with amino-acid sequence MGTNLTIGKAINAGLRASMEHDPKVLVMGEDVGRLGGVFRVTDGLHKDFGADRVIDTPLAESGIVGTAIGMAMRGYRPVVEIQFDGFFFPAANQTFTQLAKMRRRSAGKLSMPIVMRIPYGGGIGAVEHHSESPEAYFTHTAGLRVVTVANPEDAYWMIQQAVRSDDPVIFLEPKRRYYEKAEVDTAAPIEEATPMGAARVARHGTDATLLAYGPMVKTALQAAEADTDHSIEVVDLRSLSPVDYPTIVESVKRTGRLVIAHEAPLSGGPGGEIAARVTEECFYHLESPVIRVAAFDTPYPQSRLEEHYLPDLDRVLDGVDRAFAY; translated from the coding sequence ATGGGAACCAACCTCACGATCGGCAAGGCCATCAACGCCGGCCTGCGCGCGTCCATGGAACACGACCCCAAGGTCCTGGTCATGGGCGAGGACGTCGGCAGACTCGGCGGTGTCTTCCGGGTCACCGACGGACTGCACAAGGACTTCGGCGCCGACCGCGTCATCGACACCCCGCTCGCCGAGTCGGGGATCGTCGGCACGGCGATCGGCATGGCCATGCGCGGCTACCGCCCGGTGGTCGAGATCCAGTTCGACGGCTTCTTCTTCCCGGCCGCCAACCAGACCTTCACCCAGCTGGCCAAGATGCGCCGCCGCTCGGCGGGCAAGCTCAGCATGCCCATCGTCATGCGCATCCCCTACGGCGGCGGCATCGGCGCGGTGGAGCACCACAGCGAGTCCCCGGAGGCGTACTTCACGCACACCGCGGGCCTGCGGGTGGTCACCGTCGCCAACCCCGAGGACGCCTACTGGATGATCCAGCAGGCCGTCCGCTCCGACGACCCCGTCATCTTCCTCGAGCCCAAGCGGCGCTACTACGAGAAGGCCGAGGTCGACACCGCCGCCCCCATCGAGGAGGCGACCCCGATGGGCGCCGCCCGTGTGGCGCGCCACGGCACGGACGCGACGCTCCTGGCGTACGGTCCGATGGTCAAGACCGCCCTCCAGGCGGCCGAGGCCGACACCGACCACTCCATCGAGGTGGTGGACCTGCGCTCGCTGTCGCCGGTCGACTACCCGACCATCGTGGAGTCGGTCAAGCGCACCGGTCGCCTGGTGATCGCGCACGAGGCGCCGCTGAGCGGCGGCCCCGGTGGTGAGATCGCGGCCCGCGTCACGGAGGAGTGCTTCTACCACCTGGAATCGCCGGTGATCCGTGTTGCCGCTTTCGACACGCCGTATCCGCAGTCTCGTCTGGAGGAGCACTACCTTCCGGACCTTGACCGCGTTCTGGACGGTGTGGACCGGGCGTTCGCGTACTAG
- a CDS encoding dihydrolipoamide acetyltransferase family protein has protein sequence MGIQKSAPSTGGVREFRLPDVGEGLVDAELLTWYVKPGDEIVVNQNICEIETAKAVVELPSPYAGTVRELLVQEGQTVDVGTVIITVDDGSGGDSGDTGDSGAASDAAPAAEEETEKREKPLVGYGEKASSTQRRARRRPTPSGPASPPAPVAAPERTTAPPEPPRPAAEPATPGVVAAPAAPAPASGRPLAKPPVRKLARDLGVDLATVTPTGAGGIVTREDVRAAADAAQAPEAPAEAEPRPAAAGTVSATDRSARERRVPIKGVRKHTAAAMVGSAFTAPHVTEFLQVDVTKTMEAVARLRARPDFADVKVSPLLLVAKALLMAVRRHPEVNASWDEDHQEIVVKDYVNLGIAAATERGLVVPNIKDADAKTLPELAASLKDLTDTARAGKTSPADMSQGTITITNVGVFGVDAGTPIINPGEAAILAFGQIRDMPWVHEGELAVRKVTTLSLSFDHRLVDGELGSKVLRDIGTALEDPELTALAWG, from the coding sequence ATGGGGATTCAGAAGAGCGCGCCGTCCACGGGCGGCGTGCGGGAGTTCAGACTGCCCGACGTCGGTGAGGGACTGGTCGACGCCGAACTGCTCACCTGGTACGTGAAGCCGGGCGACGAGATCGTCGTCAACCAGAACATCTGTGAGATCGAGACGGCCAAGGCCGTGGTCGAGCTGCCGAGCCCGTACGCCGGGACCGTCCGGGAACTGCTGGTGCAGGAGGGGCAGACGGTGGACGTCGGCACGGTGATCATCACCGTGGACGACGGCTCCGGCGGCGACTCCGGTGACACCGGCGACTCCGGTGCGGCGTCCGACGCGGCCCCGGCCGCCGAGGAGGAGACGGAGAAGCGGGAGAAACCGCTGGTCGGCTACGGCGAGAAGGCGAGCTCCACGCAGCGCCGCGCCCGCCGCCGGCCGACGCCCTCCGGCCCGGCCTCACCGCCCGCGCCCGTCGCCGCGCCCGAGCGCACCACGGCGCCGCCCGAGCCGCCCAGGCCCGCGGCGGAACCGGCCACCCCCGGAGTGGTGGCCGCGCCCGCCGCTCCCGCTCCGGCGTCGGGCCGCCCGCTGGCCAAGCCGCCGGTGCGCAAGCTCGCCCGGGACCTGGGCGTGGACCTGGCGACGGTCACACCCACCGGAGCCGGCGGGATCGTCACGCGCGAGGACGTCCGGGCCGCCGCCGACGCCGCCCAGGCGCCCGAGGCGCCCGCCGAGGCCGAGCCGCGGCCCGCGGCGGCCGGAACGGTGTCCGCGACCGACCGGTCGGCCCGCGAGCGCAGGGTGCCCATCAAGGGCGTGCGCAAGCACACCGCCGCCGCGATGGTGGGCAGCGCGTTCACCGCGCCGCACGTCACCGAGTTCCTCCAGGTGGACGTCACGAAGACGATGGAGGCGGTCGCGCGGCTGCGGGCGCGTCCGGACTTCGCCGACGTCAAGGTGTCACCGCTGCTGCTGGTGGCCAAGGCACTGCTCATGGCGGTCCGGCGTCACCCGGAGGTCAACGCCTCCTGGGACGAGGACCACCAGGAGATCGTGGTCAAGGACTACGTGAACCTGGGGATCGCCGCGGCCACCGAGCGGGGTCTGGTGGTGCCCAACATCAAGGACGCCGACGCCAAGACCCTGCCCGAGCTGGCGGCGAGCCTCAAGGACCTCACCGACACCGCGCGCGCGGGCAAGACCAGCCCGGCGGACATGTCGCAGGGGACCATCACCATCACCAACGTCGGCGTGTTCGGCGTGGACGCGGGCACCCCGATCATCAACCCGGGCGAGGCCGCGATCCTCGCGTTCGGGCAGATCCGGGACATGCCGTGGGTGCACGAGGGCGAACTGGCGGTCCGGAAGGTGACGACGCTGTCGCTCTCCTTCGACCACCGCCTGGTCGACGGTGAGCTGGGCTCCAAGGTGCTGCGCGACATCGGCACGGCCCTGGAGGACCCGGAGCTGACAGCCCTGGCCTGGGGCTGA
- a CDS encoding DsbA family protein — protein sequence MQLVYVFDAYCGWSYGFNGTLKEITRRHPDLPVEVVSGGLFTGERRPPLGQLDFIPSANARVTELTGAEFGEGFDRLFTEGSFVLDSERAARGVAALRQAAPERAAELAAALQRAFYVDGRDLGDSETYRVVAEESGLDADAVVAAFQSPESEAAAESDFRRAAELGVSSYPTLIAVGDGRATLLARGHASADEVDARLTALRAP from the coding sequence ATGCAGCTCGTCTACGTCTTCGACGCCTACTGCGGCTGGTCCTACGGCTTCAACGGCACTCTGAAGGAGATCACCCGGCGACACCCGGACCTTCCGGTGGAGGTGGTCTCGGGCGGCCTCTTCACCGGCGAGCGGCGCCCGCCCCTCGGGCAGTTGGACTTCATCCCGAGCGCCAACGCCAGGGTCACCGAGCTGACCGGGGCGGAGTTCGGCGAGGGCTTCGACCGCCTCTTCACCGAGGGCTCGTTCGTCCTGGACTCCGAACGGGCCGCGCGCGGTGTGGCCGCCCTGCGCCAGGCCGCCCCCGAGCGGGCCGCGGAGCTGGCCGCAGCGCTGCAGCGGGCCTTCTACGTCGACGGAAGGGACCTGGGCGACTCCGAGACGTACCGTGTGGTGGCGGAGGAGTCCGGCCTCGACGCCGACGCGGTCGTCGCCGCCTTCCAGTCGCCCGAGTCGGAGGCCGCCGCCGAGTCCGACTTCCGGCGTGCCGCAGAGCTGGGCGTCTCGTCCTATCCGACGCTGATCGCGGTCGGGGACGGCCGCGCCACCCTGCTCGCCCGCGGACACGCCTCCGCCGACGAGGTGGACGCACGTCTGACGGCTCTCCGGGCTCCCTGA
- a CDS encoding AEC family transporter, which produces MSGVIIGFGVITSVVVIGYMLGRLPILGPGAKEVLTKLAFYVASPALLFTILADADLSVLVSAPVLVTVLSVAAVAAVFVTFGLVRRWGLGRTTVGALSSGYVNAGNLGIPIASYVLGDASMVAPVLLLQLLVITPVSLTILDLHTGDVRGLGPVLRRAVGTPVRNPVVIGSLAGVAVSASGWVPPAPLMEPFELIGGMAVPAMLLAFGISLHGSGMPGRGPERGPVLLAVALKSVVQPLVAWFLGALVFGLDGTALFAVVVLAALPTAQNVFNYATLFRTSEVMVREVVLMTTFLTIPVLFTVTFLLG; this is translated from the coding sequence TTGTCCGGGGTCATCATCGGGTTCGGTGTCATCACGAGCGTCGTCGTCATCGGCTACATGCTCGGCCGACTGCCGATCCTCGGTCCGGGCGCCAAGGAGGTCCTCACCAAGCTGGCGTTCTACGTGGCCAGCCCGGCACTGCTCTTCACCATCCTGGCCGACGCGGACCTGTCGGTCCTGGTGTCCGCCCCCGTCCTGGTGACCGTGCTCAGCGTCGCCGCGGTGGCGGCCGTCTTCGTGACGTTCGGCCTGGTCCGGCGCTGGGGCCTCGGCAGGACCACGGTGGGCGCCCTCTCGTCCGGCTACGTCAACGCGGGCAACCTGGGTATCCCGATCGCCTCCTACGTGCTGGGCGACGCCTCCATGGTCGCGCCCGTCCTGCTGCTCCAGCTGCTGGTGATCACCCCGGTCAGTCTCACGATCCTGGACCTGCACACCGGCGACGTGCGCGGTCTCGGCCCGGTGCTGCGGCGGGCGGTGGGCACGCCGGTCCGCAACCCCGTGGTGATCGGCTCCCTGGCGGGCGTGGCCGTCTCCGCGTCGGGCTGGGTCCCGCCCGCGCCGCTGATGGAGCCGTTCGAGCTGATCGGCGGCATGGCGGTCCCCGCGATGCTGCTGGCGTTCGGAATCTCACTGCACGGCAGCGGCATGCCCGGACGCGGGCCCGAGCGCGGACCGGTGCTGCTGGCGGTCGCGCTGAAGTCGGTCGTGCAGCCGTTGGTGGCCTGGTTCCTGGGCGCGCTGGTGTTCGGTCTGGACGGCACCGCCCTGTTCGCGGTAGTGGTGCTGGCCGCCCTTCCGACCGCCCAGAACGTCTTCAACTACGCCACGTTGTTCCGAACGTCGGAGGTGATGGTGCGGGAGGTCGTTCTGATGACCACATTCCTCACGATCCCCGTCCTGTTCACCGTCACCTTCCTGCTCGGATGA
- a CDS encoding ATP-binding protein: MLPRRSRDAEDRAPIVIDRRAEVRGHAVVVAGVPEEARMLRYRLGSLSGLPGEKRHLLRLLAGELFTNAITHSRSGRPGGLVTVTVFRLAGRVQVKVTDEGPLGDEAATPCVRPRDPERVGGLGLRLVALEADRWGVVHEGRGTTVWFEIDREGPAPAPRSARHP, encoded by the coding sequence ATGCTGCCTCGCAGGTCACGCGACGCGGAGGACCGCGCGCCGATCGTGATCGACCGCAGGGCGGAGGTCAGGGGACACGCGGTGGTCGTGGCAGGAGTGCCGGAGGAGGCGCGGATGCTGCGCTACCGCCTGGGGTCGCTGTCGGGTCTGCCCGGCGAGAAGCGCCACCTGCTGCGTCTGCTGGCCGGGGAACTGTTCACCAACGCGATCACTCACTCGCGCAGCGGACGCCCCGGCGGGCTGGTGACCGTCACCGTCTTCCGGTTGGCGGGGCGGGTGCAGGTCAAGGTGACCGACGAGGGTCCGCTGGGCGACGAGGCGGCCACGCCCTGCGTCCGACCGCGCGATCCGGAGCGGGTCGGCGGCCTGGGCCTGCGGCTGGTCGCGCTGGAGGCGGACCGGTGGGGCGTGGTGCACGAGGGGCGCGGGACCACCGTGTGGTTCGAGATCGACCGTGAGGGTCCGGCTCCAGCCCCCCGGAGCGCTCGGCACCCCTGA
- a CDS encoding helix-turn-helix domain-containing protein, producing the protein MRMDKRGKAKWRRVGEELTALRQRKGLKQTQLAPDINVVPAHISAWEHGKRGMTEDQALRLDEALDANGRFHRVWKNANAPKQLPEWYERVPGIERKVSELREYQCLLFPGLIQTPDYARVAIQDALPWCSPAEVARMVESRMQRQEILYKEHPPLVSMVVEASVLNRVMGDRTIMAGQLESLLALVEEGRLRFQSMPSEPQRHPGSAGPFCVYTFPDAPALASAEYAGGEVLMDDLEKVQQRMTIFGFLQADALSLDATAELVSTIRKRIDE; encoded by the coding sequence ATGCGCATGGACAAGCGCGGCAAGGCCAAGTGGCGGCGGGTCGGTGAGGAACTCACGGCGCTCCGGCAGAGAAAGGGATTGAAACAGACCCAACTCGCACCGGACATCAACGTCGTTCCGGCACATATCTCCGCGTGGGAGCACGGAAAGCGGGGCATGACCGAGGACCAGGCGCTCAGGCTCGACGAGGCGCTCGACGCCAACGGGCGTTTCCACAGGGTGTGGAAGAACGCGAACGCGCCGAAGCAGCTGCCCGAGTGGTACGAGCGGGTGCCGGGCATCGAACGCAAGGTCTCCGAGCTGCGCGAATACCAGTGCCTGCTGTTCCCGGGGCTCATCCAGACCCCCGACTACGCCCGCGTGGCGATCCAGGACGCTTTGCCCTGGTGTTCGCCGGCCGAGGTGGCGCGCATGGTCGAGTCCCGCATGCAGCGCCAGGAGATCCTCTACAAGGAGCATCCCCCGCTCGTCTCCATGGTGGTGGAGGCCTCGGTGCTCAACCGCGTGATGGGCGACCGGACCATCATGGCGGGCCAGTTGGAGAGCCTCCTCGCCCTCGTCGAGGAGGGGCGGCTGCGCTTCCAGAGCATGCCGTCAGAGCCGCAGCGCCACCCGGGGTCGGCGGGTCCGTTCTGCGTCTACACCTTCCCCGACGCCCCGGCTCTGGCCTCCGCCGAGTACGCGGGTGGCGAGGTGCTGATGGATGATCTGGAGAAGGTACAGCAGCGCATGACCATCTTCGGTTTCCTCCAGGCCGACGCCCTGTCGCTGGACGCCACCGCGGAGCTGGTCAGCACGATCAGGAAGAGGATCGATGAGTAG
- a CDS encoding DUF397 domain-containing protein: protein MSRHDHGRRAWHTSSHSSGEGRCVEVSEGAGVLVRDTQNRSLGHIEYSADAWTTFLDGVKASRA from the coding sequence ATGAGTAGACACGACCACGGTCGGCGCGCGTGGCACACGAGCAGCCACAGCTCCGGTGAGGGCCGCTGTGTGGAGGTTTCGGAGGGGGCCGGTGTGCTGGTCCGGGACACCCAGAACCGCTCCCTCGGCCACATCGAGTACTCCGCCGACGCCTGGACGACGTTCCTGGACGGCGTGAAGGCGTCCCGAGCCTGA
- a CDS encoding ATP-binding protein has product MGTLVVPTRTWPHRDYRSDLAQLRRVRTDIATDLADFSPDLVDTVQLCAGELFANSVKYAYAEPDRIRLVLKQRDPRTLTLVVGDPGGPTVPHIPDRTPDAWDWAEGQRGLLLLDRLATTWGHFAYPRPTRLGTWITAHFPVHP; this is encoded by the coding sequence ATGGGCACCCTCGTCGTCCCCACCCGCACCTGGCCCCACCGCGACTACCGGAGCGACCTCGCCCAGCTCCGCCGCGTCCGCACGGACATCGCCACCGACCTCGCCGACTTCTCCCCCGACCTGGTCGACACCGTCCAGCTCTGCGCCGGCGAGCTCTTCGCCAACTCCGTCAAGTACGCCTATGCCGAGCCCGACCGCATCCGCCTGGTCCTCAAGCAGCGCGACCCGCGCACCCTCACCCTCGTCGTCGGCGACCCGGGCGGCCCCACCGTCCCGCACATCCCGGACCGCACCCCGGACGCCTGGGACTGGGCCGAAGGCCAGCGCGGCCTCCTCCTGCTCGACCGCCTCGCGACCACGTGGGGCCACTTCGCCTACCCCCGCCCCACCCGCCTGGGCACCTGGATCACCGCCCACTTCCCCGTCCACCCGTAG
- a CDS encoding PQQ-binding-like beta-propeller repeat protein: MRHEALDGEWAPGEVPGTVTEHAWEWSDEKAEGNVAQSPLPGGVLLRMQDGVVALDGASGEEMWSYRVEGTRVWTDVSASGERVHILFPDEPQEREEDTEAAGDAEEDGSGVPGRRVVLDGVTGEVVGDHEEEISGDVEELGVFDVEVATDEGLFGLAPEPQLDAVMRSDTDDEVLWHTEDLFSCGESTVDRADRPVVFPGAVVVRAVCGSGEAQLTALAPANGSVLWSMTSQESNVLAADGGVRRMGELLAIDDGAPELEPAGGDRYRETVVVDPVSGELLSDGIELEEGQFLARTVDQGYLLSNRSGVERTFGFELRGFDGETVAATAAEAVQTSSLLDYLLPLDEAFVKLEPSGGVAGNSVLTVAPWGAEETHEVPLPRSVRGAVPSEEFAKSQEFILVPGAVVLIESPIEDRDGITVVGFH; the protein is encoded by the coding sequence GTGCGGCATGAGGCGCTCGACGGGGAGTGGGCCCCGGGGGAGGTGCCTGGCACGGTCACGGAGCACGCTTGGGAGTGGTCCGACGAGAAGGCCGAGGGCAACGTGGCCCAATCCCCGCTGCCCGGAGGCGTGCTGTTGCGCATGCAGGATGGTGTCGTCGCCTTGGACGGTGCCTCCGGCGAGGAGATGTGGAGTTACCGGGTGGAGGGGACCCGGGTGTGGACGGATGTGTCCGCGTCGGGGGAACGGGTCCACATACTCTTCCCGGACGAGCCGCAGGAGCGGGAAGAGGACACAGAGGCAGCCGGGGACGCTGAGGAGGACGGGTCCGGGGTGCCGGGGCGTCGTGTGGTCCTGGACGGGGTGACCGGTGAGGTGGTCGGTGACCACGAGGAGGAGATCTCCGGGGACGTCGAGGAGTTGGGGGTCTTCGACGTGGAGGTGGCGACCGACGAGGGGCTGTTCGGCCTGGCGCCTGAGCCGCAGTTGGACGCCGTGATGCGTTCGGACACCGATGATGAGGTGCTCTGGCACACGGAGGATCTGTTCTCCTGCGGCGAGTCTACGGTGGATCGGGCCGACCGGCCGGTGGTGTTTCCTGGCGCGGTCGTGGTGCGGGCGGTGTGCGGTTCGGGGGAGGCGCAGTTGACCGCCCTGGCCCCGGCGAACGGTTCTGTCCTGTGGTCGATGACGAGTCAGGAGAGCAACGTCCTCGCGGCGGACGGCGGCGTGCGTCGGATGGGGGAACTGCTGGCCATCGACGACGGTGCCCCGGAGCTGGAGCCCGCAGGGGGCGACCGGTACCGCGAGACCGTCGTGGTCGATCCGGTCTCCGGGGAGCTGCTGAGCGACGGGATCGAACTGGAGGAAGGGCAGTTCCTGGCCAGGACCGTGGACCAGGGGTACTTGCTCTCGAACAGGTCCGGTGTCGAGCGGACCTTCGGCTTCGAGCTGCGCGGTTTCGATGGTGAGACGGTGGCGGCCACCGCGGCGGAGGCGGTGCAGACCTCGTCCCTGCTGGACTATCTCCTTCCGTTGGATGAGGCGTTCGTGAAGTTGGAACCCTCGGGCGGAGTCGCGGGGAACAGTGTGTTGACCGTGGCCCCGTGGGGAGCGGAGGAGACGCATGAGGTCCCCCTGCCGAGGAGCGTGCGGGGCGCGGTGCCCTCCGAGGAGTTCGCGAAGAGCCAGGAGTTCATCCTGGTGCCGGGTGCGGTGGTGCTGATCGAGTCGCCTATAGAGGACCGTGATGGCATCACCGTTGTCGGGTTCCATTGA
- a CDS encoding serine/threonine protein kinase produces MSGSNRTATWAPGYDTTGVLRQGGRARIVRATRSTSGADVVLKVLPAEQGRAELAWLRDLSGVPGVVSLLDAGQTSDGEMFVVLPFYPDGSFGDMLAKKGPAPIQEAAAVARSVSAALGAMHGRGLLHNDVCPGNVLRAGRTPVLTGFGSVHRSGEALPPPGPSRESFLHAPPEALRGEPRTPASDVYQLASTIWTMLVGSTPFANTDGTPFDARTYAERALAEQPRPVPRQDISRKLRGVLTRALAKAPEERFPSAAAFATAFEQARTSRPVATLSADTGGQAPSTGPQTPPTGGQAPSTGPQTPPTSQFPTTGPQTPPAVRQAAPTGPQAAPIGPQTPPTGPQAPPAHPYPSPTGPQTAPATGPQVPPAAQQTPAAAAEAPPTTAWFPPSGPQASMANVQHPPSGPQVPQSGGPQPPVSWQQQQPPQQHQQEPQRPQHEYPQEPQHTPAPPATPPNLPPAPYALPVEPQPPLRDPRPPAARLGSARELRGPQNPAAADDQAGSRLPATDAGGTAELMMAKLRGEEVSPLRAWARLEGWSGTAESSVLPADEAQAEQDDTPEWAPLHEPDRGQPRWRKHMHIAVTACGILVATSVASAFAASGSQPAPVEAAEAAETAEPDADTDAAPDEEASAPDEVVEPSVPPEVPAADNLVLQDTLSAVNLTWTDNSGGTASYFVLGGPSGHAPTTLARTGPGVVTAQIMTENTQIEYCFTVVAVEGSSAATDEVCTTRAATRAEQERLAEEEAAEEEAEEEAEEDPSPPPSPRPSDN; encoded by the coding sequence ATGTCCGGCTCCAACCGCACCGCGACCTGGGCTCCCGGATACGACACGACCGGAGTCCTTCGCCAGGGCGGTCGTGCGCGCATCGTCCGTGCGACCCGGTCCACCAGCGGTGCCGACGTCGTACTGAAGGTCCTGCCCGCGGAGCAGGGGCGTGCCGAACTCGCCTGGCTGCGCGACCTCAGCGGGGTGCCCGGCGTGGTGTCGCTGCTCGACGCCGGCCAGACGTCCGACGGCGAGATGTTCGTGGTGCTGCCGTTCTACCCGGACGGCTCCTTCGGCGACATGCTCGCGAAGAAGGGCCCCGCCCCCATCCAGGAGGCGGCGGCCGTGGCGCGCAGTGTGTCGGCCGCCTTGGGCGCCATGCACGGGCGCGGGCTGCTGCACAACGACGTCTGCCCGGGGAACGTCCTCCGCGCGGGACGGACCCCCGTCCTGACCGGCTTCGGTTCGGTCCACCGGTCCGGCGAGGCACTTCCGCCGCCGGGCCCGAGCCGCGAGTCCTTCCTGCACGCACCGCCCGAGGCGCTGCGTGGGGAGCCGCGCACCCCCGCCTCGGACGTCTACCAGCTCGCGTCCACGATCTGGACGATGCTCGTCGGTTCCACACCGTTCGCGAACACGGACGGCACCCCCTTCGACGCCAGGACCTACGCGGAGCGGGCGCTCGCCGAGCAGCCCCGCCCCGTTCCCCGTCAGGACATCTCGCGCAAGCTCCGCGGGGTGCTGACCCGCGCCCTGGCCAAGGCGCCCGAGGAGCGCTTTCCCAGCGCGGCCGCGTTCGCCACCGCCTTCGAGCAGGCCCGCACGTCCCGCCCGGTGGCCACCCTGTCGGCGGACACCGGCGGCCAGGCGCCCTCGACGGGGCCACAGACGCCGCCGACCGGAGGTCAGGCGCCCTCCACCGGTCCGCAGACGCCACCGACCAGCCAGTTCCCGACCACCGGTCCGCAGACGCCACCCGCAGTCCGGCAGGCGGCCCCCACGGGTCCTCAAGCCGCACCCATCGGCCCGCAGACTCCCCCAACGGGCCCCCAGGCTCCGCCGGCTCACCCCTACCCCTCGCCTACCGGACCCCAGACAGCCCCGGCGACGGGGCCCCAGGTTCCGCCGGCCGCACAGCAGACCCCGGCAGCCGCCGCAGAGGCGCCACCGACCACTGCCTGGTTTCCGCCCTCCGGGCCCCAGGCCTCCATGGCGAACGTCCAGCATCCGCCATCGGGTCCGCAGGTTCCCCAGAGCGGCGGGCCACAGCCACCCGTCTCCTGGCAGCAGCAACAGCCACCGCAGCAGCACCAGCAGGAACCACAGCGCCCGCAGCACGAGTACCCGCAGGAACCGCAGCACACTCCGGCTCCCCCGGCGACGCCCCCGAACCTGCCTCCCGCGCCCTACGCTCTCCCCGTGGAGCCGCAGCCCCCGCTGCGCGACCCTCGTCCGCCCGCGGCGCGGTTGGGCAGTGCGCGAGAACTCCGGGGCCCACAGAACCCGGCCGCCGCGGACGACCAGGCGGGCAGCCGACTGCCCGCCACGGACGCCGGCGGCACCGCCGAGCTGATGATGGCCAAGCTGCGCGGGGAGGAGGTCTCCCCGCTCCGCGCCTGGGCCCGGCTGGAGGGCTGGAGCGGCACCGCCGAGTCCTCCGTCCTCCCGGCCGACGAAGCTCAGGCCGAGCAGGACGACACTCCCGAATGGGCCCCGCTGCACGAGCCGGACCGGGGCCAACCGCGCTGGCGCAAGCACATGCACATCGCCGTGACGGCGTGCGGCATCCTCGTGGCCACCAGTGTCGCGAGCGCCTTCGCCGCGAGCGGTTCACAGCCCGCGCCCGTCGAGGCGGCCGAGGCGGCGGAGACGGCTGAGCCCGATGCGGATACCGATGCCGCCCCGGACGAGGAGGCCTCCGCACCCGACGAGGTCGTCGAGCCTTCGGTCCCGCCCGAAGTGCCCGCCGCCGACAACCTCGTTCTGCAGGACACGCTCAGTGCCGTCAATCTGACCTGGACCGACAACAGCGGTGGCACCGCCTCGTACTTCGTGCTCGGCGGCCCCAGCGGACACGCACCGACGACGCTCGCACGTACCGGCCCCGGTGTCGTGACGGCGCAGATCATGACGGAGAACACGCAGATCGAGTACTGCTTCACGGTCGTCGCGGTCGAGGGTTCCTCGGCCGCCACCGACGAGGTGTGCACGACCCGGGCGGCCACCCGCGCGGAGCAGGAGCGCCTCGCCGAGGAAGAGGCGGCCGAGGAGGAAGCCGAAGAGGAGGCCGAGGAGGACCCCAGTCCGCCCCCGTCCCCCCGCCCCTCCGACAACTAG
- a CDS encoding WXG100 family type VII secretion target, which produces MGSNLDVYGDVSGLQNLAADQQAHLGRFAAIMSQIDEQSQTTVSQWEGSGSEAFQAKAQEFDTHFSEVNAAFSKMINATSDTADNYSKLTKYLDSLF; this is translated from the coding sequence ATGGGTAGCAATCTCGATGTCTACGGCGACGTCAGCGGTCTGCAGAACCTGGCGGCCGACCAGCAGGCGCACCTCGGGCGCTTCGCCGCGATCATGAGCCAGATCGACGAGCAGTCCCAGACCACGGTCAGCCAGTGGGAGGGCTCCGGCAGCGAGGCCTTCCAGGCCAAGGCGCAGGAGTTCGACACCCACTTCTCCGAGGTCAACGCCGCGTTCTCGAAGATGATCAACGCGACCAGCGACACCGCGGACAACTACAGCAAGCTGACCAAGTACCTGGACAGCCTGTTTTAG